The Lachnospiraceae bacterium oral taxon 500 genome window below encodes:
- a CDS encoding peptide ABC transporter ATP-binding protein has protein sequence MTQALLQIENLKTSFYTQNGEVQALRGMNLSLEAGEALGVVGESGSGKSVMSMSVLQLLAENAKIKEGTVTFNGKVISAMSKNEIRVIRGKEISMIFQDPMSSLNPLISVGEQVAEMIRIHYPKVGKEEMKTRVLELFRLVKIPEPEKRYKSLPHEFSGGMRQRVMIALALACKPDVLIADEPTTALDVTIQAQILKLLASLQKELGMSILFITHDLGVVMQLCSRAIVMYGGMKMEEGLMEDLFLNSKHPYTMGLLQSIPKIGQDKSIPLQPILGSPPDMLNPPAGCPFAPRCRYARKICAKKMAPYTQISEHHYSGCWLISENAPAEQNPFAQK, from the coding sequence ATGACACAGGCTTTATTACAAATAGAAAATTTGAAAACTTCTTTTTATACCCAAAACGGAGAAGTTCAGGCGCTGCGCGGGATGAACCTGTCGCTTGAGGCCGGCGAAGCACTGGGTGTGGTCGGCGAATCCGGGAGCGGCAAAAGCGTGATGAGTATGTCAGTTCTGCAGCTTTTGGCGGAAAACGCCAAAATTAAAGAAGGAACTGTCACCTTTAACGGCAAAGTCATTTCGGCCATGTCCAAAAATGAAATCCGGGTCATTCGCGGCAAGGAGATTTCCATGATTTTCCAGGACCCGATGTCTTCCTTAAACCCGCTGATTTCAGTAGGCGAACAGGTGGCTGAAATGATTCGGATCCATTATCCGAAGGTCGGCAAGGAAGAAATGAAAACGCGGGTGTTGGAGCTTTTCCGGCTGGTCAAGATTCCCGAACCGGAAAAGCGCTACAAAAGCCTGCCCCATGAGTTTTCCGGCGGTATGCGGCAGCGGGTTATGATTGCACTGGCACTGGCCTGCAAACCCGATGTTTTGATTGCCGATGAACCGACCACCGCGCTGGACGTGACGATTCAGGCCCAGATTTTAAAACTTTTAGCCTCACTGCAAAAAGAACTAGGCATGAGCATATTATTTATTACCCATGACTTAGGCGTGGTCATGCAGTTGTGCAGCCGGGCGATTGTTATGTACGGCGGCATGAAAATGGAAGAAGGGCTGATGGAGGATTTATTTTTAAACTCCAAGCACCCCTATACCATGGGGCTGCTTCAGTCCATCCCCAAAATCGGACAGGATAAATCCATACCCCTGCAGCCCATCCTCGGTTCGCCGCCGGATATGCTTAACCCCCCGGCCGGCTGTCCCTTTGCACCGCGCTGCCGTTATGCCCGCAAGATTTGCGCTAAAAAAATGGCGCCCTATACCCAAATCAGCGAGCATCACTATTCCGGCTGCTGGCTGATTTCCGAAAACGCGCCGGCCGAGCAGAATCCCTTTGCGCAGAAATAA
- a CDS encoding peptide ABC transporter ATP-binding protein — protein sequence MKLLEIKNLVKHFPVKNYKDQVVHAVDDVSFHINEGETLGLVGESGCGKSTCARTIIRIYDPSSGQIIFDGQDIAGLSQKQLKPVRKNIQMIFQDPYTSLNGRMTVRDIIAEPLEAHQIGSSKAERNDMVNEILKQVGLNAEHSTRYAHEFSGGQRQRIGIARALILRPKLVICDEPISALDVSIQAQIINLLTDFQQKEKLTYLFIAHDLSVVEYISDYVGVMYLGKLVELSESKELYKNPLHPYTKGLLASIPSLDVRAAKLTSQAEMSGDIPSPISLPPGCRFYSRCPYAKKICQEMDPVMKEAAPGHQVACHLY from the coding sequence ATGAAACTGCTGGAAATTAAAAACTTAGTCAAGCATTTTCCGGTAAAAAATTATAAAGACCAAGTTGTCCATGCCGTTGATGACGTCAGCTTCCACATCAACGAAGGAGAAACTCTGGGGCTGGTCGGTGAGTCCGGCTGCGGCAAATCCACCTGCGCCCGGACCATTATTCGGATTTATGACCCAAGCAGCGGCCAAATCATTTTTGACGGTCAGGACATTGCCGGACTTTCGCAAAAGCAGCTGAAACCTGTCCGTAAAAATATACAGATGATCTTTCAGGATCCGTATACTTCCTTAAACGGCCGGATGACCGTGCGCGATATCATCGCCGAGCCGCTGGAAGCGCATCAAATCGGGAGCAGCAAAGCAGAACGTAACGACATGGTCAATGAAATTTTAAAGCAGGTCGGCTTAAACGCCGAGCACAGCACCCGCTATGCCCATGAGTTTTCGGGCGGACAGCGGCAGCGGATCGGCATTGCCCGGGCGTTGATTTTGCGGCCGAAACTGGTTATCTGCGACGAGCCGATCTCGGCGCTGGATGTTTCGATTCAGGCGCAAATCATCAATCTGCTGACCGATTTCCAGCAAAAGGAAAAGCTGACGTATTTATTTATCGCCCACGATTTATCGGTAGTGGAATATATTTCCGACTATGTCGGCGTGATGTATTTGGGCAAGCTGGTTGAACTGAGCGAGTCCAAGGAACTGTATAAGAATCCTTTGCATCCCTATACCAAAGGACTTCTGGCCAGTATTCCCAGCCTTGACGTCCGGGCTGCCAAGCTGACCAGTCAGGCAGAAATGAGCGGCGATATCCCCAGTCCCATTTCTTTGCCGCCGGGCTGCCGCTTTTATAGCCGCTGCCCCTACGCCAAAAAGATTTGCCAGGAAATGGATCCGGTGATGAAAGAAGCCGCTCCCGGCCATCAGGTCGCCTGCCATTTGTACTAA
- a CDS encoding MgtC/SapB transporter, protein MFYEHLRGIGLEALIVKTVLALVVGGVLGLERGRKRRPAGFRTFMLVCFGSMSVAAANFYVFKVFQVSDPVRMGAQVVSGIGFLGAGTIITNSKNQISGITTAASLWTAACLGLSIGIGFYELALIGVVMVLLINSGFQYVDNYLAMNSRFLKLYIEFDSERQISQLIEFARANKYDIRDMQIKRNKINKEVASVILLLRSGIKKSHAEAIQEWENIEGVSFIEEIE, encoded by the coding sequence ATGTTTTATGAGCATTTAAGAGGTATCGGCTTAGAGGCGTTAATTGTAAAAACGGTTCTGGCTTTAGTTGTGGGCGGAGTATTGGGCCTGGAGCGGGGGAGAAAAAGGCGGCCGGCCGGGTTTCGAACCTTTATGCTGGTATGCTTTGGTTCGATGTCAGTCGCGGCGGCTAATTTTTATGTATTTAAAGTTTTTCAGGTATCCGATCCCGTCCGGATGGGAGCGCAGGTGGTCAGCGGTATTGGCTTTTTGGGGGCGGGAACAATCATTACCAATTCCAAAAATCAGATCAGTGGGATTACCACCGCTGCCAGCCTGTGGACGGCGGCTTGTTTGGGGCTGTCAATCGGCATTGGCTTTTATGAGCTGGCATTGATCGGCGTGGTAATGGTGCTGCTGATAAATTCCGGTTTTCAATATGTTGATAATTATTTAGCTATGAACTCCAGATTTCTGAAACTATACATTGAGTTTGATTCGGAGCGGCAAATCAGCCAGCTGATTGAATTTGCCCGGGCGAATAAATATGATATCCGGGATATGCAGATCAAAAGAAATAAAATCAATAAAGAGGTAGCCAGTGTTATATTGCTGCTCCGCTCCGGTATTAAAAAATCTCATGCGGAAGCAATTCAGGAATGGGAAAATATAGAAGGCGTATCGTTTATTGAGGAGATTGAATAA
- a CDS encoding ABC transporter ATP-binding protein: MVKFENVEIRYGKFVAIENLNLDIKEGEFFTFLGPSGCGKTTSLRALVGFIHPSKGKVYINGQDVTNYPVEDRNVGMVFQSYALFPTMTVYENIAFGMKVKKMRKEEIDRKVREIAKKIKITDEQLAKNVSELSGGQQQRVALARAIVLEPKILCLDEPLSNLDAKLRINMRLELKRLQKELGITTLYVTHDQEEALTLSDRIAVFNNGYVEQVGTPYEIYNKSQSEFVCDFIGDINKLGENILNEINRLANSDLNVKKSGFIRIEQCLSENKGDQVKLVGTVSEVEFNGVLTKYTLECLGETIKYLEKNDGYKLYGEGDQIEIYINPKDIMQF, from the coding sequence ATGGTAAAATTTGAAAATGTGGAAATCCGGTATGGAAAATTTGTGGCCATTGAGAATCTGAACCTGGATATCAAGGAAGGTGAGTTTTTCACCTTCCTTGGCCCCAGCGGCTGCGGGAAAACCACTTCGCTCCGGGCGTTGGTTGGTTTTATCCACCCGTCCAAGGGAAAAGTTTATATTAATGGGCAGGACGTGACCAATTACCCGGTTGAGGATCGCAATGTCGGTATGGTCTTTCAAAGTTACGCCCTGTTTCCGACGATGACGGTGTATGAAAATATTGCTTTCGGCATGAAAGTAAAAAAAATGAGGAAAGAAGAAATTGACCGGAAAGTTCGGGAAATCGCTAAAAAAATAAAAATTACCGATGAACAGCTGGCCAAAAATGTCTCTGAGCTGTCCGGAGGCCAGCAGCAGAGAGTGGCGTTAGCCAGAGCAATCGTGCTTGAACCCAAAATTCTATGTCTGGATGAACCCTTGTCCAACTTGGATGCCAAGCTGAGAATCAACATGCGGTTGGAATTGAAGCGCCTGCAAAAGGAACTGGGCATTACCACCCTTTATGTTACTCATGATCAGGAGGAAGCTTTGACCTTATCCGACCGGATTGCCGTTTTTAATAACGGTTATGTTGAGCAGGTAGGAACACCGTATGAGATTTACAATAAATCGCAAAGCGAGTTTGTCTGTGACTTTATCGGTGATATTAATAAGCTGGGCGAAAATATTTTAAATGAAATCAACCGGCTGGCGAACTCGGATCTGAATGTTAAAAAATCCGGCTTTATCCGTATTGAGCAGTGCCTGAGTGAAAATAAGGGCGATCAGGTTAAATTGGTCGGTACGGTCAGCGAAGTCGAGTTTAATGGGGTTTTGACCAAATATACTTTGGAGTGTCTGGGAGAAACGATTAAATATCTGGAAAAAAATGACGGCTATAAATTATACGGGGAAGGCGATCAAATTGAAATTTATATTAATCCTAAAGATATTATGCAGTTTTAG
- a CDS encoding iron ABC transporter permease — translation MNKIKDALRRRDIRISLLLIKIALIWFIVTFLIFPNVNLLMRVFTRDGQFSLQAITKIMKSGRAIGSLQNSFLLAVFSIVTVNISGILIVLFTEYFDIKGARLLSLGFMSTLIYGGVVLVTGYKFVYGETGVVTNVLLRFFPGMDPKWFVGFGAVLFIMTFSATSNHMMFLTTAIRNLDYHTIEAAKNMGASQKHILFKIVLPTMKPTIFAITILTFIAALSTMSGPLIVGGKDFQTINPMIKTFAGMTGSRDIAALLAIILGLSTSILLFFMQKIEKKGNFVSVSKTKARMVKQKIENPVLNVVAHIVAYLMLVIYMLPIVNVLVFSFTDGLTVQTGIIRPDSFTLANYAKLFRSAAAYKPYLVSIGYALIASLAVAVLCITVGRIVTSPRRKTDKLFEPAVLIPWLLPSTMIALGLMMTYDEPRILLGNKVLVATPIIMLLAYIIIKIPFSYRMIRAGFIGFDKNMEEAAQVMGAKPFYTMRKVILPILMPVVLSVIVLNFNSLLSEYDLSVFLYHPSYQPLGIVIKMASDEMATVDSQSMAFVYTVVLMIISVFTLWMARYDGIKTIRSLFAKIRKGRVKI, via the coding sequence ATGAATAAAATAAAAGATGCCTTGCGCAGACGCGATATCCGGATTTCGTTGCTGCTGATTAAAATTGCGTTAATTTGGTTCATAGTCACCTTTTTAATTTTTCCCAATGTGAATTTGCTGATGCGGGTTTTCACCCGGGATGGGCAGTTTTCCCTGCAGGCGATTACCAAGATTATGAAGTCGGGCCGAGCCATCGGCAGCTTGCAGAACAGCTTTTTACTGGCGGTATTTTCGATTGTCACGGTTAATATTTCCGGTATTTTGATTGTCCTGTTTACAGAATATTTTGATATCAAAGGTGCGAGATTGCTAAGCTTAGGTTTCATGTCAACCTTGATTTACGGCGGCGTAGTGCTGGTCACCGGCTATAAGTTTGTTTACGGCGAGACCGGCGTAGTTACTAATGTACTGCTTCGCTTTTTTCCCGGCATGGATCCCAAGTGGTTCGTCGGCTTTGGAGCGGTGTTGTTTATTATGACCTTTTCAGCCACCTCCAATCATATGATGTTTTTAACCACGGCCATCCGCAATCTGGATTACCACACGATTGAAGCTGCCAAAAATATGGGTGCGTCGCAGAAGCATATCTTGTTTAAAATCGTGCTGCCGACCATGAAGCCGACAATTTTTGCGATTACGATTTTAACCTTTATCGCGGCGTTAAGCACGATGTCCGGACCGTTAATTGTCGGCGGCAAGGATTTCCAAACTATCAATCCAATGATTAAAACCTTTGCCGGTATGACCGGCTCCAGAGATATTGCGGCGCTGCTGGCGATTATTTTGGGACTGTCGACTTCGATTTTGCTGTTTTTCATGCAAAAAATTGAAAAAAAAGGTAATTTTGTGTCAGTTTCTAAAACCAAAGCCAGAATGGTTAAACAAAAGATTGAAAATCCGGTCTTAAATGTAGTGGCACACATTGTTGCATATTTAATGCTGGTCATTTATATGCTGCCGATTGTCAATGTATTGGTATTTTCTTTTACTGACGGTCTGACGGTGCAAACCGGCATTATTCGGCCTGATTCTTTTACATTGGCCAATTATGCCAAATTGTTCCGGTCTGCTGCGGCTTATAAGCCATATCTGGTCAGTATCGGTTACGCTCTGATCGCTTCGCTAGCAGTAGCGGTGCTATGTATCACCGTTGGCCGGATCGTGACCAGTCCGCGTCGAAAAACGGATAAGCTGTTTGAACCGGCAGTATTGATTCCTTGGCTGCTGCCATCGACGATGATTGCGTTGGGTTTGATGATGACTTATGATGAGCCGCGAATACTTTTGGGTAATAAAGTCTTGGTGGCAACGCCGATTATTATGCTGTTAGCCTATATTATTATCAAAATTCCATTTTCCTATCGGATGATTCGGGCGGGATTTATCGGCTTTGATAAAAATATGGAAGAGGCGGCTCAGGTCATGGGTGCCAAGCCCTTTTACACCATGCGCAAAGTCATTCTGCCGATTTTGATGCCGGTTGTCTTATCGGTCATTGTGTTAAACTTTAATTCCCTGCTGTCGGAATATGATTTGTCTGTATTTCTTTATCATCCTTCGTACCAACCGCTGGGAATTGTGATTAAAATGGCGAGCGATGAAATGGCAACGGTGGATTCGCAGTCAATGGCCTTTGTATATACGGTTGTTTTAATGATTATCTCTGTATTTACGCTGTGGATGGCCAGATATGACGGAATTAAAACAATAAGGAGTTTATTTGCAAAAATCAGAAAAGGAAGAGTGAAAATATGA
- a CDS encoding iron ABC transporter substrate-binding protein: protein MKRKILSLLLATAVGVSLLAGCTTQKEETAKTDQKTEQTAEQKPEQKPEQKPEEKQNENTGQQAPSGSTVVVYTNSGSEGRSEWLTEKAAAAGFNIQVVAMGASKLTERIIAEKNNPLCDVTFGLNNIEYEKLKAQDILQKWQPDWLDGVDQDLVDKDGFYYPISTTPLVLIGKDDFDDMPGDWTDLIQEKYKDKYQLYGLGGGTGKTVFASVVSRYPDPNGELGISEEGWKVAGAYLSNSHIVADGEDPIGNVINGTYPLMQRWASGVITEQKTRNYKFQVMKPEIGEPFVVESLAIAKGAKDYDECVRFLNWLGSAEVQLAWSNEFGTIPCQKEALANVSAEIKEFMEGLKPQQLDWQFIAQNIDAWVEKAELEFIK from the coding sequence ATGAAACGAAAGATTTTAAGTTTGCTGTTAGCGACAGCGGTGGGTGTCTCTTTATTGGCGGGGTGTACCACTCAGAAGGAAGAAACGGCCAAGACGGATCAGAAAACAGAGCAGACTGCGGAGCAAAAACCGGAACAAAAACCGGAACAAAAACCGGAAGAAAAGCAGAATGAAAATACCGGCCAACAGGCACCGAGCGGTTCAACGGTTGTGGTTTATACCAACAGCGGTTCGGAAGGCCGGAGCGAGTGGCTGACCGAAAAAGCAGCGGCAGCCGGCTTTAATATTCAGGTTGTAGCCATGGGTGCATCGAAACTGACGGAACGGATCATTGCCGAGAAGAACAACCCGCTGTGTGACGTGACTTTTGGTTTGAACAATATTGAATATGAAAAATTAAAGGCGCAGGATATCCTGCAAAAATGGCAGCCGGATTGGCTGGACGGCGTTGATCAGGACTTGGTTGATAAGGATGGCTTTTATTATCCGATTAGCACCACACCCTTGGTCTTGATCGGCAAGGATGATTTTGACGATATGCCGGGTGATTGGACGGATCTGATTCAGGAAAAATACAAGGATAAGTATCAGTTATATGGCTTGGGCGGAGGCACTGGTAAAACCGTATTTGCCAGCGTAGTCAGCCGTTATCCGGATCCCAACGGCGAATTGGGCATTTCTGAAGAAGGCTGGAAAGTTGCAGGCGCTTATTTGAGCAATTCACATATCGTTGCGGATGGCGAGGATCCGATCGGTAACGTGATCAACGGTACCTATCCCTTGATGCAGCGTTGGGCTTCGGGTGTCATCACCGAGCAAAAGACCAGAAATTACAAGTTCCAGGTGATGAAGCCGGAAATCGGTGAGCCGTTTGTGGTTGAGTCTTTAGCCATTGCCAAGGGCGCCAAAGACTATGATGAATGCGTCCGGTTTTTAAACTGGCTGGGCAGCGCAGAGGTGCAGCTGGCTTGGTCAAACGAGTTCGGTACGATTCCCTGTCAGAAAGAGGCTTTGGCCAATGTCAGTGCTGAAATCAAGGAGTTTATGGAAGGCTTAAAGCCCCAGCAGCTGGATTGGCAATTTATCGCCCAAAATATTGATGCCTGGGTGGAAAAAGCGGAATTGGAATTTATTAAATAA
- a CDS encoding metallophosphoesterase, with protein MKIVLISDTHGYCDGLADSIKQQQADYILHMGDGVTDAYRLKRETGLPVFVVAGNNDYGTQEKEALFLILEHIPIFMTHGHRYGVHYGREQLAETALQKEAKLALYGHTHIFKDEEIAGVRLINPGSPTLPRGGGSPSYAVLDLTDGKLQRITVPVPKGLRWFF; from the coding sequence ATGAAAATAGTGCTGATCAGTGATACGCATGGTTATTGCGACGGCTTAGCCGACAGTATAAAGCAGCAGCAGGCGGATTATATCCTGCATATGGGCGATGGTGTGACGGATGCTTACCGGCTGAAGCGGGAAACCGGACTGCCTGTTTTTGTGGTGGCCGGCAATAATGACTACGGCACACAGGAGAAAGAAGCGTTGTTTTTGATTTTAGAACACATACCGATTTTTATGACCCATGGACATCGCTACGGCGTGCATTACGGCCGGGAGCAGTTAGCGGAGACGGCCTTGCAGAAAGAGGCCAAACTGGCACTCTATGGCCATACTCATATTTTTAAGGATGAGGAAATTGCCGGTGTCCGGTTGATTAATCCCGGTTCACCTACCCTGCCCCGTGGCGGCGGGAGCCCGAGCTATGCAGTTTTAGATCTGACCGACGGAAAGCTGCAAAGAATTACCGTACCGGTGCCGAAGGGACTGCGCTGGTTTTTTTAA
- a CDS encoding glycerophosphodiester phosphodiesterase, with the protein MSRAVDLIKEKGILVAAHRGTSGGNIPANTIASFDIALRDGADILEMDLAKSSDGKLFIFHTGMEPAHLDRHIRFGEHSAAEIEKMRLCNVDLIETFLPVNTFAEILERYKGKCILNLDRCIGFVEDVMKEVRRHGMVEQILLKSDPSDESLRKIEAFASDVDYMPVYMEEDPATEKIEKMNIKFIGAELVFKTVDAPIARPEYIEKMHKKSKFLWGNSLVYSSKVPLAAGYSDDLSLTENPDLGWGKLAEMGFDIIQTDWSKHCLEYLKAKQYRKQ; encoded by the coding sequence ATGAGCAGAGCAGTGGATTTAATCAAAGAAAAAGGGATTTTGGTGGCGGCGCATCGGGGGACATCAGGTGGAAATATTCCGGCTAATACCATTGCGTCCTTTGATATCGCACTCAGGGACGGGGCGGATATTTTAGAAATGGATTTGGCTAAAAGCTCGGACGGTAAGCTTTTTATCTTTCATACCGGGATGGAACCGGCACATTTGGATCGGCACATCCGATTTGGTGAGCATTCGGCGGCGGAAATTGAAAAAATGAGGCTGTGTAATGTTGACCTGATCGAAACTTTTTTGCCGGTTAATACCTTTGCCGAAATACTGGAAAGGTACAAGGGGAAATGTATTTTAAACCTTGACCGGTGCATTGGCTTTGTTGAGGATGTGATGAAAGAAGTCAGGCGGCATGGTATGGTCGAACAAATTCTGTTAAAAAGCGATCCTTCTGATGAGTCTTTGCGGAAGATAGAAGCCTTCGCATCGGATGTGGACTATATGCCGGTTTATATGGAAGAAGATCCGGCTACCGAAAAAATTGAGAAAATGAATATTAAATTTATCGGCGCCGAGTTAGTATTCAAAACAGTGGATGCCCCGATTGCCCGCCCGGAGTATATTGAAAAAATGCATAAAAAAAGCAAGTTCTTATGGGGCAACAGTTTGGTTTATTCCAGCAAAGTCCCTCTGGCAGCCGGATACAGCGATGATCTATCATTGACTGAGAATCCTGATTTGGGATGGGGCAAGCTGGCGGAAATGGGATTTGATATTATTCAGACTGACTGGAGTAAGCATTGCTTAGAATATTTAAAAGCGAAACAGTACAGAAAACAGTAA
- a CDS encoding inorganic pyrophosphatase — MNIWHDIKPERVTPDKFIAVVEISGGSKVKYEMDKATGLLRMDRVLYTATHYPANYGFLPLTYANDKDPLDVLVLASVNFVPMSMVECYPIGVVIMEDEGYRDEKIIAIPFTDPTYSSFQKIEDLPAHIMKELLHFFEVYKTLEGKATAIGSVEGKDAAKEIIRQALAEYWQLRSEGKLG, encoded by the coding sequence ATGAATATTTGGCATGATATCAAACCGGAGCGGGTCACGCCGGACAAGTTTATTGCCGTGGTTGAAATCAGCGGCGGCAGCAAGGTGAAGTATGAAATGGACAAAGCGACCGGTCTTTTGCGGATGGACCGGGTGCTGTATACAGCCACTCACTATCCGGCCAATTACGGCTTTTTGCCGCTGACCTATGCCAATGACAAAGACCCGCTGGATGTGCTGGTACTGGCCTCGGTCAATTTTGTGCCGATGTCAATGGTCGAGTGCTATCCGATTGGGGTGGTGATCATGGAGGACGAAGGCTACCGGGATGAAAAAATCATTGCCATTCCCTTTACTGACCCGACGTACAGCAGTTTTCAGAAGATTGAAGATCTGCCGGCTCATATTATGAAGGAACTCCTGCATTTCTTTGAAGTGTATAAAACCTTGGAAGGCAAGGCCACGGCGATTGGCAGCGTCGAAGGGAAAGACGCGGCCAAAGAGATTATTCGCCAGGCTTTGGCGGAGTATTGGCAGCTCCGCTCGGAAGGCAAGCTGGGATAG
- a CDS encoding peptide ABC transporter substrate-binding protein encodes MKRFLTMGLSLLLVLSLLSGCGGNQASKTEEDTNTPTKETSKDNTKETSTTPTDTGSTVEQKIVFALHDVPDGLDPIVTNNSFAMPFLDNCFEGLVTSNANNELVPALAESWTVSEDGKTYTFTLRDGLKWSDGSPLTSADFMYSFERTLKPETASQNVNMITNYVLNAQACYEGTVPFDQVGFKAPDEKTLVIELTSPTSFFIDLVSLHVYDPLNKATIEANGDKWTLSADTYVVNGPFKITKLNLNEATVLTKNENYWDAANVTLEEVTFRMIKDQATALIAFDSNEIDGMRSVPMADFARLKAESNDLHIMPTYATSYYLINTQKPPYDNVLVRKALNLAVDRKSLIENVLQSSDLPAHALLGPGYVVNGKDYIEGRSDYGISDTANVEEARKALAEAGYPDGKGFPTLQLSYYTSPQVKLIAEALAQMFKENLNINVEISNSEWAVYYDDVQAMKYEVAAMGAGADFMHPMTFLPSFMSNDYLNNTGYANPVYDAKVNEIKSELDPEKALTLIREAEDIMMADYPFLPMYHRSSSLMMKDYVKGWSLSPLSQLSFKYAKVVK; translated from the coding sequence ATGAAACGATTTTTAACGATGGGTTTAAGCCTGCTTCTGGTTTTGTCCCTGCTGTCCGGCTGCGGCGGCAATCAGGCCAGCAAAACCGAAGAAGACACCAACACTCCAACCAAAGAAACCTCAAAAGACAACACCAAAGAAACTTCGACCACTCCGACCGATACTGGTAGTACCGTCGAGCAAAAGATTGTTTTTGCCCTGCATGACGTACCGGACGGACTGGATCCGATCGTTACCAACAACTCTTTTGCCATGCCGTTTTTAGATAACTGCTTTGAAGGCCTAGTTACATCCAACGCCAACAATGAACTGGTTCCGGCTCTGGCAGAAAGCTGGACCGTTTCCGAGGATGGCAAAACCTATACCTTTACTTTAAGAGATGGCTTAAAATGGAGCGACGGATCGCCCCTGACTTCGGCGGATTTTATGTACAGCTTTGAGCGGACGCTGAAACCGGAAACAGCCTCGCAAAACGTTAACATGATTACCAATTATGTCCTGAACGCGCAGGCCTGCTATGAGGGCACCGTTCCTTTTGATCAGGTCGGTTTTAAAGCACCGGACGAAAAGACTCTGGTGATCGAACTGACTAGCCCGACCTCTTTCTTCATTGACCTGGTGTCGCTCCATGTTTACGATCCGCTAAATAAGGCGACCATAGAAGCCAACGGCGACAAATGGACCTTATCGGCCGATACCTATGTCGTCAACGGCCCGTTTAAGATTACCAAGCTGAACTTAAACGAAGCTACGGTTTTAACCAAGAATGAAAATTACTGGGATGCCGCCAATGTTACTTTGGAAGAAGTTACTTTCCGTATGATCAAGGATCAAGCCACCGCCCTTATTGCTTTTGACAGCAATGAAATCGACGGTATGCGGTCGGTACCGATGGCCGACTTTGCCCGCCTCAAAGCCGAGAGCAATGATTTGCATATTATGCCGACCTATGCTACTTCCTATTATTTGATCAATACCCAGAAACCACCGTATGACAATGTTCTGGTCAGAAAAGCGCTGAACCTGGCAGTTGACCGCAAGTCTCTGATTGAAAACGTTCTGCAAAGCTCGGATTTGCCGGCGCATGCTTTACTTGGCCCCGGCTATGTGGTCAACGGTAAGGATTATATTGAGGGGCGCTCGGATTATGGCATCAGCGATACCGCCAATGTAGAAGAAGCCAGAAAAGCTTTGGCCGAAGCCGGCTATCCGGACGGCAAAGGCTTCCCGACTTTGCAGCTGTCTTATTACACCAGCCCGCAGGTCAAGCTGATCGCTGAAGCGCTGGCGCAAATGTTTAAAGAAAACCTGAATATTAATGTCGAAATCAGCAACTCTGAGTGGGCGGTTTACTACGATGACGTTCAGGCAATGAAATACGAGGTTGCCGCTATGGGCGCGGGCGCTGATTTTATGCATCCGATGACCTTCCTGCCGTCATTTATGAGCAACGATTATCTTAACAACACCGGTTACGCTAATCCGGTCTATGATGCCAAGGTCAATGAGATCAAGAGCGAACTGGATCCGGAAAAAGCCCTGACCCTGATTCGGGAAGCCGAGGACATTATGATGGCCGATTATCCGTTCCTGCCGATGTACCATCGTTCCAGCAGCCTGATGATGAAAGACTATGTCAAAGGCTGGAGTTTATCACCGCTCAGTCAGCTTTCCTTTAAGTATGCGAAAGTGGTGAAATAA